In a single window of the Desulfallas thermosapovorans DSM 6562 genome:
- a CDS encoding CGGC domain-containing protein yields MANILIVTCAKIRDINCMACLKCFKAAGLKEGEFAKYDAVNIVGLSDCGDCPGLVMPKVNLVMEMADYLEQDIDAIHLGTCMVRAVKTSACPIDLEKVQQMLSSKYGVPVVIGTHNY; encoded by the coding sequence ATGGCTAATATTTTAATCGTTACCTGTGCTAAAATCAGAGATATCAACTGTATGGCCTGTCTTAAATGCTTTAAGGCGGCCGGCCTTAAAGAAGGTGAATTCGCCAAATACGACGCGGTAAACATAGTCGGCTTGAGTGACTGTGGCGATTGCCCCGGGCTGGTGATGCCCAAAGTCAACCTGGTAATGGAAATGGCTGACTACCTGGAGCAGGACATTGACGCCATTCACCTGGGCACTTGTATGGTAAGAGCCGTCAAAACCTCCGCCTGCCCCATCGATCTGGAAAAAGTACAACAAATGTTATCCTCCAAATATGGTGTCCCCGTGGTTATCGGCACACACAATTACTAA
- a CDS encoding CGGC domain-containing protein, translated as MKVLIVACGSYSSQGYGCPGEWKCLKAANDKEGEFAGYADSVQVVGFLECECNGRQLIPNIGCVKKNVDFDAVHFSTCMVKPWPSCPYMDVDELAKKIEEKFGVKVVKGTHNYG; from the coding sequence GTGAAAGTTTTGATTGTTGCTTGCGGTTCTTACTCATCCCAGGGGTATGGTTGCCCGGGTGAGTGGAAATGCCTGAAAGCCGCCAACGATAAGGAAGGGGAATTTGCCGGTTATGCTGATTCCGTCCAGGTGGTAGGCTTTTTGGAGTGCGAATGCAACGGGCGCCAGTTGATACCAAATATCGGCTGTGTAAAGAAGAATGTTGACTTTGATGCGGTGCACTTTTCCACCTGCATGGTTAAGCCCTGGCCAAGCTGCCCGTATATGGATGTGGACGAGCTGGCTAAAAAAATTGAAGAGAAATTTGGCGTCAAGGTAGTGAAGGGAACCCATAATTACGGTTAA